The Allorhodopirellula heiligendammensis genome includes a window with the following:
- a CDS encoding transposase has protein sequence MEGTNNKIKTLQRQSYGIRDREYFELLLYSLHQKKYALVG, from the coding sequence ATGGAGGGCACCAATAACAAAATCAAGACGCTCCAACGACAATCCTACGGCATTCGTGATCGCGAATACTTCGAACTACTGCTTTATTCGCTCCATCAGAAAAAGTACGCTTTAGTCGGATGA